Proteins encoded together in one bacterium window:
- a CDS encoding hydroxymethylglutaryl-CoA reductase, degradative, whose amino-acid sequence MVTLKDKNSRIPAFHKKSLSERLKYVETFANLTHQEIKELESGASLPIPLAEKMSENVISVMSLPFGVATNFMINGQDYLIPMVTEEPSVIAAASHGAKLARNADGFTTSCGYPLMIGQILLANISNSANALEALNNKKRELLALANQLDPILLEHGGGAVDLTAQELVLNKDLCLSIKLHVNVGDAMGANIVNTMTEFIAPLIQKVCGGLVRLCIVSNFSPDRLVHVTGTWDQETLGLPTIDAIIQASAFAAADIYRAVTHNKGIMNGVIAVALATGNDTRAIEAGAHGYAALTGRYQPLSWYEKNEAGDLVGHLAMPLPIATVGGITKSHPTACIARKILTITSAQELAGVTAAVGLAQNFAALRALVTEGIQHGHMRLHSQNIAITAGATGQAIDNIAHQMITKKKISVAHARTLLTKGSL is encoded by the coding sequence GTGGTTACATTGAAAGACAAAAACAGTCGAATCCCTGCTTTTCATAAAAAATCCCTCAGCGAGCGTTTAAAATACGTCGAAACCTTTGCCAACCTTACTCATCAAGAAATCAAAGAGCTAGAGTCGGGGGCCTCCCTTCCCATTCCTCTCGCCGAAAAAATGAGCGAAAATGTCATCTCAGTCATGTCTTTGCCTTTTGGCGTCGCCACCAATTTCATGATCAACGGTCAAGATTATCTGATTCCAATGGTCACTGAAGAACCAAGCGTCATTGCAGCCGCCTCGCACGGCGCCAAACTCGCGCGAAATGCCGACGGTTTTACCACTAGTTGCGGCTATCCACTCATGATTGGCCAAATATTGTTAGCAAATATATCCAATTCTGCTAACGCACTCGAAGCTTTGAACAACAAAAAAAGAGAGCTCCTTGCGCTTGCCAACCAACTCGACCCCATACTGCTCGAGCATGGCGGAGGGGCAGTAGATCTGACTGCTCAAGAGCTTGTACTCAACAAAGACCTATGCCTTTCTATAAAATTGCACGTGAATGTCGGTGATGCCATGGGCGCCAACATTGTTAACACCATGACAGAATTTATTGCACCACTCATTCAAAAAGTATGCGGTGGCCTGGTCAGATTGTGTATTGTTTCAAATTTTTCTCCCGATCGCTTAGTCCACGTTACCGGCACCTGGGACCAAGAAACGCTGGGGTTACCAACTATCGATGCTATCATACAAGCCAGTGCCTTTGCAGCAGCCGATATCTATCGAGCCGTAACACACAATAAAGGAATTATGAACGGCGTTATTGCGGTCGCGTTGGCCACCGGCAACGATACCCGGGCCATCGAAGCAGGAGCACATGGGTACGCCGCTCTCACGGGCCGCTACCAACCACTTAGCTGGTATGAAAAAAATGAAGCAGGCGATTTAGTGGGACACCTAGCAATGCCCCTACCCATCGCAACCGTTGGCGGAATAACTAAAAGTCATCCAACTGCCTGTATCGCCAGAAAAATTCTTACCATTACCAGCGCACAAGAACTTGCCGGCGTTACTGCAGCTGTAGGACTGGCACAAAACTTTGCCGCCCTGCGTGCATTGGTAACTGAAGGAATTCAGCACGGGCACATGCGACTGCACAGCCAAAACATTGCCATTACCGCGGGCGCTACCGGCCAGGCTATCGACAATATTGCCCACCAAATGATCACAAAGAAAAAAATTTCAGTTGCGCATGCGCGCACACTTTTGACGAAAGGGTCCCTATGA
- a CDS encoding Zn-ribbon domain-containing OB-fold protein, with product MFSDSPIIDWRLYPQRYRLMGVQCAVCYQKFYPKKYLCTCASTEFKPVELSHCATLLSFTQVMHAPREHKMYEPYCVGFVQLADGPRIMTQLADVDFEELIIGMPLRAALRKYYVSGLNGIIHYGLKFVPEHRA from the coding sequence ATGTTTAGCGATAGTCCGATTATCGATTGGCGCTTGTATCCTCAACGATATCGCTTGATGGGGGTGCAATGTGCTGTGTGTTATCAAAAATTTTATCCAAAAAAATATTTATGCACGTGTGCAAGCACGGAATTTAAGCCGGTTGAGTTGAGTCATTGTGCGACGCTCTTGTCGTTTACGCAGGTCATGCATGCGCCGCGTGAGCATAAAATGTATGAGCCGTACTGTGTTGGTTTCGTTCAACTAGCAGATGGTCCGCGTATTATGACGCAATTGGCTGATGTTGATTTTGAAGAGCTGATCATTGGTATGCCTTTAAGAGCAGCTCTGCGCAAATATTATGTTTCTGGACTGAATGGCATCATTCATTACGGTCTTAAATTTGTGCCGGAGCATCGCGCATGA
- a CDS encoding thiolase domain-containing protein codes for MNIAIIGIGQTKFGELWESSLQDLLAYSQLAALKDANISAQEIEALVVGNMCGESTGGQVHLGALAAHILNLNVPSMRVEGACASGALALQQGIALIEAGKAEVVLVSGVEKLTDVDAGTLATSMIGASLQETDHFVGLTFPSLFALITRLYFNEHGITRKHLAHVSVKNHLHASLNPNAHFTKDISLETALHAPMVADPLGLFDCAPVSDGAASIIITTPEFAKRKGIKPVLIIGSGVATDSLMFGERTTLTSFVATKLAAHSAYQQAGIEPENIDLVEVHDAFTMAEIMALEDLGFFEPGQAAYATQKGTTKFNGTLPVNMSGGLKAQGHPVGATGLAQIIELIRQLRGTAGKRQIANARTGLAHNMGGIGSTVAVHILASNH; via the coding sequence ATGAACATTGCGATTATCGGCATTGGCCAAACAAAATTCGGTGAATTGTGGGAAAGTTCGCTGCAAGATTTACTTGCATACAGCCAACTTGCAGCCCTCAAAGATGCTAATATTTCAGCACAAGAAATTGAAGCACTGGTGGTCGGCAACATGTGTGGAGAAAGTACCGGAGGTCAAGTACATCTTGGCGCACTAGCTGCACATATTTTAAATCTCAATGTTCCAAGTATGCGCGTTGAAGGAGCCTGTGCATCAGGTGCGTTAGCACTGCAACAAGGTATAGCACTTATTGAAGCCGGCAAGGCAGAAGTAGTACTAGTCAGCGGCGTTGAAAAATTAACTGATGTTGATGCCGGCACACTGGCAACGAGTATGATTGGCGCCAGCTTACAGGAAACAGATCATTTTGTGGGCCTTACTTTCCCAAGCCTTTTTGCACTCATCACGCGTTTATATTTTAATGAGCACGGCATTACGCGTAAGCACCTTGCACACGTGAGCGTTAAAAATCATTTGCACGCAAGCTTAAACCCCAACGCACATTTTACCAAAGACATTTCTCTTGAAACGGCGCTACACGCACCAATGGTCGCCGACCCACTGGGTCTTTTTGACTGCGCACCAGTTTCTGACGGCGCTGCATCGATCATTATCACAACACCAGAATTTGCGAAACGCAAAGGCATCAAGCCGGTGTTGATCATTGGCTCTGGCGTTGCCACTGATTCATTAATGTTTGGCGAACGCACGACACTCACATCTTTTGTCGCCACAAAATTAGCCGCACATAGTGCTTATCAACAAGCTGGCATTGAGCCGGAAAATATTGATCTGGTTGAAGTGCACGATGCATTTACCATGGCCGAAATTATGGCGCTTGAAGATTTAGGTTTTTTTGAACCGGGACAAGCAGCTTACGCAACACAAAAAGGCACCACAAAATTCAATGGCACCCTACCCGTCAACATGTCTGGTGGACTCAAAGCACAAGGACATCCCGTTGGCGCCACTGGCCTTGCACAAATTATTGAACTTATCAGACAGCTACGCGGCACTGCCGGCAAACGACAAATTGCCAATGCACGCACTGGCCTTGCACACAACATGGGCGGCATTGGCTCTACCGTAGCGGTTCATATTCTTGCAAGTAACCATTGA
- a CDS encoding ankyrin repeat domain-containing protein, whose amino-acid sequence MRNFYVKLIVVFLCSQSLLFAGREFTGRMYGDFEGCIQKFSQNFEQTFLERRELEPRERDRFLLLETNENDLTILHSAVYDGNLSLVENLIKRARACLSDDEFHYFINKPEKSCGWTPLHIAVAVKFVEIQATLIYAGASVLKKDFEGLMPAELAELITDLENFGNK is encoded by the coding sequence ATGCGTAACTTTTACGTCAAATTGATAGTTGTTTTTCTTTGTTCGCAGAGTTTGCTTTTTGCTGGTCGAGAATTTACGGGCCGAATGTATGGAGACTTTGAAGGTTGTATACAAAAGTTTTCGCAAAATTTTGAGCAGACCTTTTTAGAGCGACGCGAATTAGAGCCACGTGAACGAGATCGTTTTTTATTGTTAGAAACTAACGAGAATGATCTTACAATCCTTCATAGTGCTGTGTACGATGGAAATCTTTCATTGGTAGAAAATCTTATAAAACGGGCGCGAGCATGTCTTTCAGATGACGAATTTCATTATTTTATTAATAAGCCAGAAAAAAGTTGTGGATGGACGCCTTTGCATATTGCGGTGGCAGTCAAGTTTGTTGAAATTCAAGCAACACTAATTTATGCTGGGGCGAGTGTTTTAAAGAAAGATTTTGAAGGCCTTATGCCGGCAGAACTTGCTGAGTTGATTACTGATCTTGAAAATTTTGGTAATAAATAA
- the mvk gene encoding mevalonate kinase yields the protein MSNVGGYGKIILFGEHFVVYGLPALVFALPQQTHAVAKIISGPSRVVDQRCFADNSLKCSAEKLNHFLSAIINFLGITQSLEVTLSGDLVVMSGGTGSSAAAAVATARAINKTCNLNLDDNAISMAALQAEKIAHGNPSGIDNTAATFGGFFIFEKGKDLHFFGSRADLHFVVIDSGMRSQTSGAVVAVQRYRARRSECFARLCADYEKLFSLGVQAVEQGNLTALSMCMTMNHELLKELGVSNADLEAIIKKTLTAGALSVKVTGAGAGGALVALTKNKQQQHEVATALQAQNFFVMPVTLSMPLQNTQQPQAS from the coding sequence ATGAGTAATGTGGGTGGATACGGTAAAATAATTTTGTTTGGTGAGCATTTTGTTGTGTATGGCTTGCCAGCTCTTGTATTTGCATTGCCGCAGCAAACCCATGCGGTTGCAAAAATTATTAGTGGTCCGTCGCGCGTTGTTGACCAGCGTTGTTTTGCTGATAATTCATTGAAATGTTCGGCTGAAAAACTGAATCATTTTTTATCAGCGATAATCAATTTTTTGGGCATCACGCAATCGCTTGAAGTTACGTTGTCGGGCGATTTAGTGGTAATGTCGGGCGGTACCGGTTCCAGTGCGGCAGCTGCGGTGGCAACTGCGCGAGCTATCAACAAAACATGTAATCTCAATCTTGATGATAATGCTATCAGTATGGCTGCTTTGCAGGCTGAGAAAATAGCGCACGGCAACCCGAGTGGGATTGATAACACGGCAGCAACGTTTGGTGGCTTTTTTATTTTTGAAAAAGGCAAAGACCTACATTTTTTTGGATCACGAGCAGACCTGCACTTTGTTGTGATTGACAGTGGCATGCGTAGTCAAACGAGTGGTGCAGTGGTTGCAGTTCAACGTTATCGTGCTAGGCGGTCTGAATGTTTTGCTCGCTTGTGTGCTGATTATGAGAAACTTTTTTCGTTGGGTGTGCAAGCTGTTGAGCAAGGCAATCTTACGGCATTGAGCATGTGCATGACCATGAATCATGAGTTATTGAAAGAGCTTGGTGTTTCAAATGCGGACCTTGAAGCTATTATCAAAAAGACTCTTACTGCCGGCGCGCTGAGTGTTAAAGTGACGGGAGCTGGTGCTGGCGGGGCGCTTGTTGCGTTGACAAAAAATAAGCAGCAGCAACACGAAGTCGCTACTGCTTTACAAGCGCAAAATTTTTTTGTGATGCCGGTTACTTTGAGCATGCCTTTGCAAAATACTCAGCAACCACAGGCCAGTTGA
- a CDS encoding hydroxymethylglutaryl-CoA synthase, producing the protein MIGGIMGYGAYIPRYRISVEKLAQALDDNATQIINSLAIAEKSVPGKDEDSLTMVVAAAKNALKRATLPAPSLQAVYVGSESHPYAVKPSATILGEALGIGTNYMAADFEFACKGGTAALQAALGVVKAGMASYALAAGSDTAQAKPTDILEYAAAAGSAAFIVSNNLDEACAIVERTLSYSSDTPDFWRRSSAAYPEHGGRFTAQPAYFAHVVAATQQLLTAHNLKPTDIDHVIFHQPNGKFPVMAARQLGFSRAQLANGLLVEKMGNSYSANSLLGLTAVLDNALPNQTILLVSYGSGSGCDAFVIKTTEKILSVQNKARRTQEYLAEKKYISYATYLHHLTCLYGAL; encoded by the coding sequence ATGATTGGTGGCATTATGGGCTACGGGGCTTACATTCCACGCTACCGAATCAGCGTTGAAAAACTCGCACAAGCTCTTGACGACAATGCTACACAGATTATCAACTCACTAGCAATTGCCGAAAAATCAGTCCCGGGCAAAGATGAAGATAGCCTCACGATGGTCGTTGCTGCGGCAAAAAATGCTTTAAAACGGGCAACGTTACCAGCACCATCACTGCAAGCAGTTTATGTTGGCAGCGAAAGCCATCCCTACGCCGTCAAACCTTCCGCAACAATTTTAGGTGAAGCTTTAGGGATTGGCACCAATTATATGGCTGCCGATTTTGAATTTGCTTGCAAAGGCGGCACCGCTGCCCTGCAAGCCGCTCTTGGTGTGGTTAAGGCTGGGATGGCCTCGTACGCGTTGGCCGCCGGCAGCGATACCGCTCAAGCAAAGCCAACAGATATTTTAGAATATGCCGCCGCCGCTGGGTCCGCCGCTTTTATTGTTTCAAACAATCTTGATGAAGCGTGCGCAATTGTTGAACGAACATTATCGTACAGTTCAGACACGCCAGATTTTTGGCGTCGTTCATCAGCTGCCTACCCAGAACATGGCGGACGTTTTACTGCACAACCAGCTTACTTTGCGCATGTTGTGGCGGCAACACAACAACTTTTAACGGCACACAACCTCAAACCAACCGACATCGATCATGTTATTTTTCATCAACCAAATGGTAAATTCCCCGTGATGGCCGCCAGGCAACTTGGTTTTTCTCGGGCCCAACTGGCCAACGGCTTACTTGTTGAAAAAATGGGCAACTCGTACAGCGCTAATTCACTTTTGGGTCTTACGGCGGTACTGGACAACGCACTACCCAACCAAACTATTCTATTAGTTAGTTATGGCAGCGGCAGCGGCTGCGATGCTTTCGTAATTAAAACAACTGAAAAAATTTTATCGGTCCAAAATAAAGCACGTCGCACCCAAGAATATTTGGCAGAAAAAAAGTATATTTCCTACGCAACATATCTTCATCATTTAACCTGCTTGTACGGTGCATTATGA
- a CDS encoding phosphomevalonate kinase, producing the protein MITIHTPGKLMLAGEWSVLEPDNRCIVLPINRFAICQIQEATESTLSAPTLGIANAIITYENYAYKIASNDSQLFMAQAVLNTTLRFLNEHKVTLKKFNLTINTDQFFYHQQKLGFGSSAAVCVGITRALLTLHQFIADDLTIFKLATLAHYHAQKKIGSGFDIAASTYAQPLSYQRFDAAWLATQRTDSIKKIIEQPWPGLIIKPITLPQKFHMCVGFTGVSASTTTLAQRILHFKNEHTEQYQNWCTTTNKIILELETALENNKQQTIIDLINQQQKSLRNLSDLSDAQIDIPVMSSLIAAAQKHGTGAKFSGAGGGDCVIAICFENNREKNINHEWAAMGIKIINTVILNPMKKN; encoded by the coding sequence ATGATTACCATTCACACGCCCGGCAAACTGATGCTCGCGGGCGAATGGAGCGTTCTTGAACCAGATAATCGCTGCATCGTTCTTCCTATCAATCGTTTTGCAATCTGTCAGATTCAAGAAGCAACAGAATCAACACTATCAGCACCAACGCTGGGCATTGCCAATGCAATAATTACGTACGAAAATTATGCATACAAAATTGCATCGAACGACTCACAACTTTTTATGGCACAAGCGGTACTCAACACCACATTGCGTTTTTTAAACGAACACAAGGTCACACTCAAAAAATTTAATCTCACCATCAATACCGACCAATTTTTTTATCATCAACAAAAACTCGGCTTTGGCAGCAGTGCTGCCGTGTGCGTTGGCATAACACGCGCGTTACTTACGTTGCATCAATTTATTGCAGACGATCTTACTATTTTCAAACTAGCAACGCTGGCACATTATCACGCACAAAAAAAAATCGGCAGCGGGTTTGATATCGCTGCGTCAACGTACGCCCAGCCACTCAGCTACCAGCGCTTTGATGCCGCATGGCTTGCCACACAAAGAACCGATTCGATTAAAAAAATTATAGAACAACCATGGCCAGGGCTGATCATCAAGCCAATCACACTGCCGCAAAAGTTTCATATGTGCGTCGGCTTCACCGGCGTAAGCGCTTCAACAACCACCCTTGCGCAGCGCATTTTACATTTTAAAAATGAGCATACCGAACAATACCAAAACTGGTGCACGACAACCAACAAAATTATTCTTGAACTAGAAACAGCTCTTGAAAATAATAAACAACAAACAATTATTGATTTAATTAATCAACAACAAAAATCACTGCGAAATTTGTCAGATTTGTCTGACGCACAAATTGACATTCCCGTCATGAGTTCGCTTATTGCCGCGGCGCAAAAGCACGGCACTGGTGCCAAATTTTCTGGCGCTGGTGGAGGCGACTGCGTGATTGCAATCTGCTTTGAAAATAACCGCGAAAAAAACATCAATCACGAGTGGGCGGCAATGGGTATTAAAATTATCAACACGGTAATTTTGAACCCTATGAAAAAAAATTAA
- a CDS encoding superoxide dismutase, giving the protein MSLFFYCLVIVIFGVGVLFYVRSTQETSIQKTTTRALRTFGDLKYPFSLPALLYTYNALEPHIDEATMNIHHTKHHQAYINSLNECLEKHPEFQSKSLVDLIAHTKTLPESLLKVVENHGGGHANHSMFWLIMSPQGGGQPEGKLAQAIDKTFGSFENFKKLFIEAAKTRFGSGWAWLCVDSDNNLVITSTANQDNPMMDGLIPVLGLDIWEHAYYLKYQNKRIDYVNTWWNVINWPVVAEYFAKACSK; this is encoded by the coding sequence ATGTCATTATTTTTCTATTGCCTCGTTATCGTCATTTTTGGCGTGGGGGTACTTTTTTACGTTCGCAGCACACAAGAAACATCAATACAGAAAACAACCACACGCGCACTGCGCACGTTTGGCGATCTCAAATATCCGTTTTCACTGCCAGCACTGCTGTATACTTACAATGCTCTTGAGCCACACATCGACGAAGCAACCATGAATATTCATCACACCAAACATCATCAAGCGTACATCAACAGCTTGAATGAATGCCTTGAAAAACATCCAGAATTTCAAAGCAAGTCACTCGTTGATTTAATTGCTCACACCAAAACATTACCAGAAAGTTTACTCAAGGTCGTTGAAAATCATGGTGGTGGACATGCCAATCATTCAATGTTTTGGCTGATTATGTCACCACAAGGCGGCGGACAACCTGAAGGCAAATTAGCACAAGCAATTGATAAGACATTTGGTTCTTTTGAAAATTTTAAGAAATTGTTTATTGAAGCAGCAAAAACACGTTTTGGCAGCGGTTGGGCATGGTTATGTGTTGATAGCGATAATAATTTGGTGATCACATCAACCGCCAATCAAGACAATCCCATGATGGATGGATTAATCCCTGTTCTTGGCTTGGACATATGGGAACATGCGTATTATTTAAAATACCAAAACAAACGCATTGATTATGTTAACACGTGGTGGAATGTAATCAACTGGCCTGTGGTTGCTGAGTATTTTGCAAAGGCATGCTCAAAGTAA